From Bos indicus isolate NIAB-ARS_2022 breed Sahiwal x Tharparkar chromosome X, NIAB-ARS_B.indTharparkar_mat_pri_1.0, whole genome shotgun sequence:
AAGAGTCCAGGTAAAGATTCTGAACCAGGACTGAGGGGCCGCCCACCCAGAGAGGAAGGGCCCCCCACAaagccctgcccccgccccccagcccggAGAGCTCTGGAATAACTGTCCGAATGAGGCACCCGCTCATTTGTTCCGGGGGTGGGTATGGGGAGGGTGGTCTCAGGGGAAAGAGGGCTTTGCTCTAGGGTGGAGTCCTAGGCCTGCAAGGGGTGTAGGTGAGGACTTGTGAGTAAGACCTGAGGGTATCGCCCCTCTCAGAAAAGAGAAACAGCCACACCCTGGCTGTAGGCGTTGGAAAGCCCTATGGAGGTAGATAGAAGTAGTGCCGCTGAGCTCCTCTTTGGGCGCCTCAGGCCTGTAGAGACCTGTCCATAGGTCACCAGAGGGAAGATTCCCGGGCTCTGTAGGTGTCCCGGTGAGGCTCTTCATTGAGAAATTATGGGACCACTTATCCAAAAATGGCCGAGATCCATGAGAGCCCCGTCCCTGCTCTCATCTCTAGGAAACCCCAGAATACCTTTTAGACCGAGATACCCTTTGACTTTCACTCCTGGTGATATAGGGAGGTGAGACATGTCCCAAGGGAGCCCTGGCCTCAGGAAAACAGAGGGGAAGTGACCTAGGGCCTTCTAGGGGTCAAAGTGAGGGCCCTCAGTGAGAACTGGGGGAACTACCCACCCCAGAATAGACAGCATCCTCCCCCGCATCCACACCCTGGTTGTTAGACCCGGGCAGCTCTCAATAAATCTATTACACTCAGGCATCCTCAGACTTCCTACTCGGGGTTCTCAGGGAAGTAACTACCCTACTCTGAGGAGGGGGGGCAGGTGGTCCTAGTTCAGGAGGAGGAAACGTTCCAATCAATGCATTGAGTCAACATGAAGACCCTTAATGAAGGCTGAGCAGATAACACACCTTTGAACACAAGGGACCGCACATGCCTCAACCTTGCCCTGCTTTCAGTCTGAGAGGGCCAGCTGCATCCTGAGGAATTTTTCCATTCCTCCTTCAGGTTATTATGGAACAGGTGGTGTAGGACAGAAGTCCTGTGAGGCCCTCTAGAGCGCTGTCCTCGGGGAAGACCTGTGGAGGTAGCCTCCATGAGAGCTGTGATGGCAAAGTTTACCAGCTGAGACCAGTcacaccctccccctctcccttaAACTGTGGGCCCTCTTAACCCACTCTCTTGATGACACTCCTGTCAGCTGTCACCTATGACTGATAATAAGAAGAGTCCATGCTTCCCACATGAGCAATACTTTTAGGCACACAGGGAGACCCAGGGCCTGGCAGGTGCACAGGTAACACAAGCTGAGAATGAGGCTTCctattcctcctcctcttctctgatCCCCCACCCCATGGAGGACGTTTCTATTTCTGGGACACCCAGTTCTTCCCAGTGTCCTCAGagtgcctccttctcctccactgTCACCACAGGTACCTCATTAAGCAGATCAACAGAGGGTTCCAGCATCcaggaagagatggaaaaatcaGATGGGGGTTCCACTAGCCAAGAAGAGATGGAACAATCGAGCACTTTGCAATCCCTGCCAGACCTTGAGAACTTGCACATAGACCTTCTAGATGAAAAGGTGGAACTGCTAATCAATTTCCTGCTGCAAAAGTATCAAATGAGAGAGCCAGTCACGAAGGCAGACATGATTGGTAATGTTGTCAAAGAGTACAAGGATGACTTCCTTGAGATTCTCAGGAGTGCCTCTGAGCGCATGGAGCTGGTCTTTGGCCTTGATGTGAAGGAAGTGGATCCCATCAACCATAGCTATACCCTTGCTAACAAGCTGGATCTCACCTACAACGGAATGCTGAGTGATCAACAGGGCATGCCCAAGACTGGCCTCCTGATAATTATCTTGGGAGTGATCTTCATGAAGGGGAACTGCGCCACTGAGGAGGAAGTCTGGAAAGTGCTGAATATGATGGATATATATTCTGGGAGGAAGCATTTCATCTTTGGGGAACCCAGAAGGCTCATCACCAGTGATTTGGTGATGGAA
This genomic window contains:
- the LOC139181569 gene encoding melanoma-associated antigen B10-like, with amino-acid sequence MEDVSISGTPSSSQCPQSASFSSTVTTGTSLSRSTEGSSIQEEMEKSDGGSTSQEEMEQSSTLQSLPDLENLHIDLLDEKVELLINFLLQKYQMREPVTKADMIGNVVKEYKDDFLEILRSASERMELVFGLDVKEVDPINHSYTLANKLDLTYNGMLSDQQGMPKTGLLIIILGVIFMKGNCATEEEVWKVLNMMDIYSGRKHFIFGEPRRLITSDLVMEKYLEYQQVPTSDPPRYEFLWGPRAYAEVSKMKLLEFLAKIHGTNPKSFPSQYEEALRDEEERARARIEATAGTSAMASASSGFSHPY